The genomic DNA CTATACCAGAAAAAAGTCAAGAAATCCAGAAAAAACACAAGTTTATAGTGGCTCTGCCACTTTCAAGATAgataataattaattttatagtTGCAACATGCATCTCCTAGGCACTTTTTCTGGTTATAAATTGCGTTGACACACTGCTACTCCACTTAAGACATTCCATTGTACTTGTGCCACTCGAAAAATGACTCAGTGTGCCTATAATCTCTCAGCTGTGCCATTGATTTTCCTTCTGTTTCTAGGTCATCTTGCCGAGAGTCAACTTGATtataggttttatgattccacTTGCCCAAACTTGACAAGGATCGTACGATACAGCATCTGGCCAGTCATTGCAAATGATACTAGAATGGCTGCATCTCTTTTGCGACTTCACTTCCATGACTGTATTGTAAATGTAATTAGATTTTTGAACTCTTTGTTATTTAACAAATTGCACAAATAATTACATTCAATTCTCCTTACTGAATTAATTAAAACATGCTTGATAAAATTATTTGTGGGCCTGAATAATGCATGCAAGACTGCATTTGCCAAACCTACAgttgaatatatgaattttctttGTGTGCATACTAATTTTTATTGAACAGGGATGTGATGGCTCCGTCTTGCTTGATCCTACCAGCACATCTGCAGGCGAGAAGAATGCTCTTCCTAATAAAAATTCAGCTAGAGGTTTTGAGGTTATTGACAAAGTGAAGGCAGATGTGGAGAAAGCTTGCCCCTCCATTGTTTCTTGTACTGATATATTGACACTCGCAACCAATGTGGCTCTTAGTCTAGTAAGAAAATTTATTTATACATATGTGTTCTTTTAAACTTCTTTCCTATATCCTATAGAACACTTTTCATCTTGACTGAACCACTATTATTTTCTCTTCTAATTAAcatttttttttggttttttagGTTGGAGGGCCTTCCTATTACATCCCCTTGGGGCGTCGCGATGGACTCACAGCAAGTGAAAGTGCAGCAAACAGTGACATTCCATCACCATTTGAACCTTTGAAAAACATTACAGCAAAGTTTACATCTAAAGGTCTAAACTTGCAAGATGTGGTTGTTCTTTCAGGTAATCAGCATACTAGCATTCATGATCTTACGGATTAATTTAATACTTGATATAACAGAATTAATTCTTGTTTAATGTTTCATGACAAAGGTGCACACACTATTGGTTTTGCTCATTGCTCTACATTCAAGGAAAGGCTATTCGATTTTGATAATACTGGAAGTCCTGATCCAAACCTTGACACATCACTTCTAAGCAACCTTCAAAGTGTATGTCCAAATCAAGCTTCTTCTGATACCAACCTAGCTCCCCTGGACCCTGTAACAATCAACAAGTTCGACAACATATATTATAAGAATTTAGTAAACAAAACGGGGCTTCTACGATCAGACCAGGCACTTATGGGGGACAATGCAACTACTACCATGGTCCTCAACTATAGCAAGTACCCCTACTTGTTCTCCAGGGATTTTGGATCATCTATGGTGAAACTTGGCAATGTTGGTGTTCTTACAGGTCAAGATGGGGAGATAAGGAAGAATTGCAGGGCTATAAACTAAAAATAGCT from Apium graveolens cultivar Ventura chromosome 5, ASM990537v1, whole genome shotgun sequence includes the following:
- the LOC141662034 gene encoding peroxidase 10-like, whose product is MTQCAYNLSAVPLIFLLFLGHLAESQLDYRFYDSTCPNLTRIVRYSIWPVIANDTRMAASLLRLHFHDCIVNGCDGSVLLDPTSTSAGEKNALPNKNSARGFEVIDKVKADVEKACPSIVSCTDILTLATNVALSLVGGPSYYIPLGRRDGLTASESAANSDIPSPFEPLKNITAKFTSKGLNLQDVVVLSGAHTIGFAHCSTFKERLFDFDNTGSPDPNLDTSLLSNLQSVCPNQASSDTNLAPLDPVTINKFDNIYYKNLVNKTGLLRSDQALMGDNATTTMVLNYSKYPYLFSRDFGSSMVKLGNVGVLTGQDGEIRKNCRAIN